A window of the Acidobacteriota bacterium genome harbors these coding sequences:
- the rplL gene encoding 50S ribosomal protein L7/L12, with product MAVATEEFIKQVEQMTVLELNDLVKALEEHFGVSAAAAAVAAPAAGAGAGAAEAEEKDEFDVMLTSIGDKKINVIKAVREVTSLGLKEAKDLVESAPTKIKEGVSKDEAEEIKKKFEDAGAQVDLK from the coding sequence ATGGCGGTAGCAACCGAGGAGTTCATCAAGCAAGTCGAGCAGATGACGGTCCTCGAACTCAACGACTTGGTCAAGGCGCTGGAGGAGCACTTCGGTGTGTCCGCCGCAGCCGCCGCCGTCGCGGCGCCCGCCGCCGGTGCTGGCGCTGGTGCTGCCGAGGCCGAGGAAAAGGACGAGTTCGACGTCATGCTGACTTCCATCGGCGACAAGAAGATCAACGTCATTAAGGCGGTCCGCGAGGTCACCAGCCTGGGTCTGAAAGAGGCCAAGGATCTGGTGGAGTCGGCGCCGACGAAGATCAAAGAAGGCGTCTCCAAGGACGAGGCCGAAGAGATCAAGAAGAAGTTCGAGGACGCTGGAGCCCAGGTCGATCTCAAGTGA